GATTTACACATTTCCAAGGGACAGGCTTGTCTTTGGACCGAGGCAGATTGATGCGCGAATAGATCAGGATTCCTTTATTTCCCAGCAGCTCACACTCTGGGGACAGCGCGGTTCGCAGGTCATCAGGGGAAGCCTCCTTATTATCCCGGTTGAAACATCACTTATGTATATCCAGCCGCTTTATCTTGCAGCAGAGGACAAGGGAGGGCTTCCGGAACTAAGACGCGTCATTGTGGCATATGAGAACGATGTTGTGATGGATGAAAATCTTGAGTTATGTCTCCAGCGGCTCTTCGGAGGCAGAAAAGGTGTACCTGTTGCAGCGTCAACCGGAGCGGTGCCCCAGCCACAGAAAAAAGCTTCTGTTAACGAACTTGCAAGAGAAGCCATGAAACAGTTTGATAAGGCAAAAGAACTTCAGAAGCAGGGCGACTGGGCAGGCTATGGGGAACAGCTAAAGAAACTGGAACAGGTGCTTAAACAGATGACAAGCCAGTAAGGTTTTTCTTTCCACGTTTTTTTCTTTTTCGGTCAGCGGCATGATTGGGATATTCATCTTCGGCGCTCTGCTTCACCTTGCGATCCTCCATCGTACATTCAGTACGATTACGGCCTGCAAGGCTCACAGCCCATCCGAATCTGAAACATCCCTGCCATGCCGCTGACCACCCAAGCCTGATTCACATACACGTTTATTTGAATCAGGCGGAAATGAAGAAGGATTTCTTCATTTCCCATACTTCCTGTTACCTCCCCCTTATTATGACTTGTAAGGGCTTATCTTTGCTCAACCTTCTTATCAATTTTTCATTCAAATTTTGACAATATCCTTGATAATTTAATGGTCTTCCCTCACGTCTCTCCACTTTGTTTCCGCCCTAACTGGTAGAAATATTTATCAGTTTGGATTCAATTGTTTTTAATACCGTGTCTTCGCTGACCACTTCCAATCCGATGACTTCAGGAATGCTTATATTTGGTTTTTTTCTGGGTTTTATAAAAAGGCGGAATCTTGAGTATTCGAACAAAGGCACATCATGGTGGGTGTCTCCCATGCCCAGGATAATATCATATTTTTTCGCAAGATCAGCGGCTATCTTCTTTTTAGACTCTGTAAGCCCTGGATTTATAATAACCTTGTTTACCCAGAAGTCGGCTTTTTCCGCGATCTTTAATCCATACACCTTGCTCAATTTAAATTTCTTTCTGTACACTTCAAGAAGTAACTGGGGAGTGTTACTTACGAGAATTATCTTAATTTTATTCCTGTGTAATATTTCAAAAAGTGCCGGCGTGAAGTCGAATATTGCTTTGTCATTATCTGCGAATTGCAGGGCAAGATCCTGAGTGTCTTTGACCTTATAACCCCCAAGTCCCTCAGCATAGTTCACACCTACATCGAAGACCGCCTGGCTATAGGTTATTTTGCCGGTAAGATAATTTGAGAGTAGAGTTCTCTGGCGTTCTCCTATTTCTCTGTCAAAATTACCCCGTTCGTCCAGAAAATCGCACCACTCTGTAATTTCATATCCGGCGCGGAGTGTACCATCCCAGTCTAAAAGCGCCGCCTTTTCTTTAGTGGAATTAATAACCTTTGTCATACTTTCCTCCTAAATTAAAATAAGAGGGAACCGTGGGGTGCTCTCCCACCTTTTTCGTGGCTTATTCTCCATAGTTTTCCTTTATAAGCCCAAAGAAAAGCTAAGCCGGAGCCTGCTTTCAGGCAGATTGGCCCCAGCGATTTGTTGGAACTCCTTTGCTTCTATCGGTTTTTCCATGTTTTTGTTTTATTATATCTTCTATTACGTTTTTTGTCTTTATTCTTATCTCAAATTTTAATAAAAGGAAAACCTACCATTTTTAAGAATCTTCTTTATTTGCTTTCCTGTACTCCAAAAAAGACATTTCTAAAAATGGTTATATGCTTTCGTTCACAGTGAACGAAAAATTTACTTAATTATCTAAACCACATCCTATATTGGCTTTATAGAGATTTAACTTTTTGTTCTCACTGTGAGAACAGATGCTACAGACACTGTGTCTGTAATCGCACCAAATGATATAAAATCGATATTTTTGATCATTTTGTTCCAACGACAGAATCAGTCAGAGCAGGCCGTTTCGGCGATTGGCTCCAATGACTGGATAAGCATCCTCAAGAAACCTTATGGCCCCGGAAACAAGCAACGTTCTCATCTTAGTCAGTTCGTTTATGCCCAGTATTGGGTGTATTCTCTATTTGATAACTGCAGTGAGGCAACATAGCATTTCCGATTATTATTATTATTATGTATCTTTTCTGATTGACAGGATGTAAACGATGACGTATAATAAATTAATATAATGACGTATAAGAAGGAGGAACCATGCAGACCAAACTTACCTTACGTCTCGATGATAGCCTTATCGAACAGGCAAAAACATATGCCCATGAAAAAGGAAGATCACTGTCGCAAGTGGTTGCCGATTACTTCCGTATTCTTAAAACAGACACAATCCATACCAAAAGAACACCTCCAATAACGGCATCTCTTCATGGACTGCTCAAGGATGCTAAAGTTGATGAGAAGGATTACCGGAAATATCTTGAGGAAAAATTTCATTGAAATTACTTTTTGACACCAATATAGTGCTTGATGTTCTCATGGACAGAAAGCCTTTTGCTGATTCCGCTTCAGCCCTTTTTGCAGCGTCAGAAGAGGGTGCAATTACAGGTTATCTCTGTGGAACAACACTCACAACGATATATTATATTGTCTCAAAAGCCATGGGGTCCGAACAGGCAAAGGAGGCAATAAAAAAGCTTCTGGTCATCTTTCAGGTGGCTCTTGTAAATCGTGTTGTTATAGAGAAGGCATTGGCAAGTGATTTTAAAGATTTTGAAGATGCAGTATTGCATGCATCAGCCTGTTATGCCGGTGTAGATGCAATAGTCACACGCAATGAAGGTGATTTTAGTAAGGCAGATATTCCCATCTATTCTCCCGTTCATGCAGAGAAGATTGTAAATGAGATTGTGGGAGAGAATGAAAAAGAAGGGCAATGAGCAGATAATATTATTTAAGTTTCATCAGGTTCTTGAGTACTTGCATAAAATGACTCTTTCCAGGAGTTGATACTGCGTGGTTTTTGCCTGAAGCGCTGCTTTCTTTACGAAATGCACACTGTGTGGCTTTTTGCTAAGGTACAAAACTTCCCGTACTGAATAAAATGGATTTCTGAACAGAATGCAAGAATACAAGTGGTAATTCCTTCTGGAATGACAAATAAAAAAGGCAGAGCCATTTCTGGCACTGCCTTGATAATTGGTTATTTATGATTACTTTGTGAATTTTCTCCTGATTGCTGCGAGACCAACCAAACCGGGGCCGAAGAGCCATAATGCGCCAGGGATTGGTACGGTTGATTGCTTTTCTGTAAGTCCACTAAGTGCATCCCACGCCCATAAGTCGCTTCGGCTTAACGCTCTTACTCCCCATAGATAGCCTTCGTTAACTCCATATCCCTGTCTTGAAAGCATATCTGTAATTATACCTGTACCTACATTTGGTGAACCATCAGGATTTCTGTAATACTCTGACCCTGATTGTGTAAATATCCTGGGACTTAAGCCTTCAATAAAATCTATCGGCTGCACAGAATCACAACTGCCTGTTCCAAAATAAGTAATATTTCCCGTGCTTGGATTGACTGTTCCCATTCCTTTTGTTGTTGCAATATATACTTTACCGTCTTCAATCTTTAGGTCGTTTATTATTTCTCCTGATTGTAAGTTCAAGTCAAAACTTTGTTTTAAAGCGCCTGTTTTCATATATGTCCATATAGAATAACTATCAGCTACTGCAATATCACCAGTCATGCCTGCTGGTGGATTTATCAAATATGTGACTGCTGTTGCTGCTGAGATTGTTCTAATTAATCCGGTCATAACTAATGAATTAGGGTTACTTGCATTGTAAAATCCAACTGTTCCATATTGCCAGACTATGGCCAGCTCATTGCCGTAATTACCTGCAATTCCTACGATACCCATACCATACGGATTGGGATTCGGATTGGGATTGCTTATTGTTATTCCAGTATGAGATGCCCCCATTATAGCATCAAGGTCGGCATCATTCATTGCAGCATCTGCTCGACTTATATATGTGCCGAGAGCTAATACAGCAACTGGCAATAAAACAACAGCTTTAACTGTTCGTCCGCTTTCCTTAACATAATCCTTAACCCTGGACCATCTGCTTTGCATTAATATTCTCCCCATTTCATTGCTCCCATAAGGATATTTTGACTTTAGATTTCTATATACAGCAAATGTATAACAAAATAAGCTTTTTGTATGTAGGATATGTACTACAATTTCAGTAGGTTATGTACTACAATTATTGTAATATTTATGTGAGGATATGTCACACTTTTTATATTTTTACTTCTGACGATTCTCGGAATCCATGAACGCACTTGCTTTCAAATAGTAATTCCTGGGTGGCTTGTTCGTACAGAGTGTTTAATAGTATATGAAAGAAGAATTGTCCAGTTAAGGGCAGAAGGCGCACATTTCAATCCGAAGTCTTTGCCTCTGGAAAACTGCGAAGCTGCTTTTTCGATGGTTTTATTCTGTGTATTCTCCGAAACAGTTTCGGAAAAACTTAACAACAAGGACTGGCTTGTGTTTACGAAGGATTTTTGAATTTGCAGAAACAGTTTCTGCAAATTAAAAAGAGCTTTTAATCCGGCAGGCAATTCAAATTCACAAATATTTATGTATCAGTGTAACATCATGTTAATATTGATAAAATAGTGTTGCTAAAACTGTTTTAGCAAATGTTGTAGAAATTATGATTTTTGAGCCATTATGTACTCCTTTCATTGGGTTATTGTCAAAATTGTGAAAAGATGTTTTAAAAATTAAATCAGATAAAATATGGGGATATATAGAGTTAAAAATAAAGCCATGTGCTTTTATACCGGATTCACATAAGCGTATATGTGAATCCGGGTTGAGTGGGCAACGGCATGGCAGGGATGTTTCAGATTCGGATGGGCTGTGAGCATTGCAGGCCGAAAACGTACTGAATGTACGTTGGAGGATCGCAAGGCGAAGCAGAGCGCCGAAGATGGACATCACAATCATGCCGTTGACCGATCAAAGAGAAAACTGAAAAAAACAAAAATCAATAAAATACAATTTCAGAGCTGGAAGAGTTCCCCGTCAACCATATTAAACTTTCTTGTTCCGATGGAGCCTATTTCCGGGTCATGAGTGACGAGAACAAGGGTGGATGAAAGCCTTTCATTTATTGAAAGTATGTAATTAAGGACCTCGCGGCCTGTTTTCCTGTCAAGGTTGCCTGTCGGCTCGTCTGCAAGAATCAGTTCCGGTTCATTCACAAGAGCTCTTGCAATGGCAACCCTTTGCTGCTCTCCGCCTGACAATTCTCCGGGTCGATGATTTTTTCTGTTTGTAAGACCCATAATTTCAAGAAAGGCTTCTGCCTTCTTTAATGCCTCCGCCTCGTTTATCCGGCGTATCATAAGAGGGATCATAATATTTTCAATGACATTGAAATCCTGCAGCAGATGATAGAACTGAAATACAAAGCCCACCTTCTCATTTCTGAAGATGCCCGACTCTTCTTCGTTAAATTCATGTACATTCCGGCCTCTGAAAATTATCTCACCTTCGGTGGGTGCGTCCAGGGTGCCCAATATATGGAGGAATGTGCTTTTACCTGCACCTGAAGGCCCCATAATCGTAATAAAATCCCTCTGCTGTATGGTAAGGTCAATACCCTTAAGAACATTGACTTCCAGACCGTTCTTGTCGAATCTTTTTTTCAGTCCGGATACGCTCATAATGGTCTCATTCATATCTCAGAGCCTCCACAGGATCGATTTTTGAGGCCTTGTATGAGGGATAAAGCGTTGACAGGGTACAGATGATCATGGTTGTTGATGCAATGAGAATAACATCCAAAATACTTATCATCATGGGCAGCGTGGTTATATAATAAACATCCGGCGATAGTTTAATAATTTGAAATCTACTTTGAATTTCACACAGCATATAGCCGCTGAATGAGCCTATCAGAGCGCCCACAACACCTATGGCAATGCCCTCTACCATAAATATTTTCATGATGCTTTTCTTTCTTGCTCCCATGGCTTTCAGGATTGCGATATCTTTTTTCTTTTCCTTTACAGTCATAACAAGAGAGCTGATTATATTGAAGCTTGCCACTAAAATTACCAGTGCGAGTATGATAAACATGGCAATTTTTTCAAGTTTCAATGCTGAAAAGAGATTCTTGTTCATCTCGATCCATGTCCTGCCAAAATACCCGAACCCGAGCCGTTTACCTATCTCTTTTCTGATTTCATCTGCCTGGTATACATCTTTCAGTTTTATTTCTATACCTGTTACTCCTGCACCAATTATGTTTTCCACATCTTTCAACGGCATAATAATGAGGGTGTTGTCAATCTCGTACATGCCGGTCTCGAATATGCCGCCTACCTTGACCCTGACCGTCTCAGGAATGGCGCCCATAGGTGAGACGCCGCCAAAAGGAACCATAACCGAAAATGTATCGCCTGACAGTAAGCCCATATGCTTTGCCAGTTCCTTGCCTATAAGGACGCTCCCATTTTTATTAAGGGCACTTATGCTGCCTTCCTTCAGTAGATTTCCCATGAACTTTACATCTTCGGCATTCAAACCCTTAACAATAACACCCGATAGCTGCCTGCCGGCCTGAACCATGGCCTGGAATGACACAAAAGGAAAGGCCTGAGTGACTCCGTCTATCCCTTTGATAGTGCTTACAAGTTTCGCCGGTTCCTGTATGTCTTTGTCAATACTCATTACGAGGATATGCGGGTTTATGCCGAGTATACGTTCCCTGATCTCATTCTGAAATCCTGTCATAACGGCAATCACGAGAATTAAAGCTAAAACGCCGATTGCGATGCCGACAACGGAAATCCAGGTGGTTAAGGATATGAAGGCCTCTTTTCTTTTGGAACGCAGGTATCGTAAACCTATAGAAGTTTCGTATTTCATGACAGTCCAGTGAATAGTGAATCGTGAATAATGAACAGCATCAATATACCGGGGTCCCTCAAGGTTTCAGCAACGGAAAGAAAATTACTTCCCTGATAGAAGGTGAATCTGTAAGGACCATGGTAAGCCTGTCAATCCCGATGCCTTCACCTGCTGTCGGCGGCAGACCATATTCAAGAGCTGTTATATATTCCTCATCCATCATTGCGCCTTCTTCCTTTTCCCGGATCTGTTCTTCAAAGCGCGCTCTCTGGTCTTCAGGATCATTCAACTCGTTGAAGCCGTTTGCTATCTCCATGCCGTTAATATACATTTCAAACCTTTCTGTGAGATGAGGGTTTTCTTTGTTTCTCTTTGCAAGCGGTGATACTTCGACAGGGTAGCGTGTGATAAAAGTCGGCTGTATCAATTGCTTCTCACAGAGTTCTTCAAAAATCTTTGTGATAAGCTTCCCTTTGGTCTCTTTTTCAGCTCCTTCTATCTCCAGTTCTTTTGCGTACGAAGCAAGCCATCCCATATCGTCCAACCGGGCAAGATCAAATCCTCCCAAATCGCGTAATGCTTCCTCCATGGTCATCTTTCTCCAGGGCGGCGAAAAATCTATTTCCTGACCGCTGTATGTAACTTTATAGCTATTGAAAAGCTCATGTACCAGAGACGATACCATATCCTCTGTAAAGGCCATAAGGTCTTCATAGGTGGAGTATGCCTGATAGAATTCTAGCATGGTGAATTCCGGGTTATGCCGGACTGAAATACCTTCATTCCTGAAATTCCTGTTTATCTCAAAAACCCGTTCAAATCCCCCTACGACAAGTCTTTTTAAATACAATTCCGGTGCAACCCTGAGGTAAAGTTCCATATTAAGTGCGTTGTGATGGGTAATAAATGGCTTAGCCACTGCGCCGCCTGCGATGGCATGCATCATAGGTGTTTCCACCTCAACAAAATCTTTCTTTATGAAATAGTTCCTTATAAATTCTATTATTTTTGCCCTTTTTGTAAAAACATCCTTGGCACGCTCATTGACGATAAGGTCGAGGTACCTCTTTCTGTACCGCTCTTCCACATCCTTCAGTCCATGCCATTTTTCAGGCAAAGGGCGGAGTGATTTCGTGAGAAGCTTTATGTTTTCTGCGAGGATTGTTAATTCTCCGGTCTTGGTTCTGAATAACCTGCCGTCAACGCCTACAATATCGCATATGTCAAACTTCTTAAAAATACCGTATTCTGGAGACTTGAGCATATCCTTTCTCACATATGCCTGGATTTTACCCTTTCTGTCCTGGATGTGGATAAAGCTGCTCTTGCCGAAATCCCTGAAGGCCATGACTCTGCCAGCAACACAGACATGTTCTTCAACCTTTTCAAGGTCGTCATGCGAAATCTCGCCGAACTTTTTTTCAATATCCTCTGTGGTGATGTAAGGACCGTTGTCCTGAGGATATGTTTCTATACCGGCATCCCTTAAAGCTTTCTCTTTTTCTTTCCTGACGACAATTAATTCATTAATAGGTTCCATCTATGTTCTCCTTAGTATCAAAGCAATCAAATATTTATTTTTTTTGTACCTTGCCAAAAATAAAGATTTGATTGCTATTTGTCTCTGCTTGGCCTGCCAATAGCAGGCCTATAATTCTACTATAACATCATAATCGAGGGTTTTCACTATTTTACCTTCTCTTATCTCACCGATATTGCATGGTCCTTTAATAAAAACCATGCCGTCTATATCAGGTGCCTGGGTTAGTAGCCTTCCAGCCATATATCCCCCTTCTTTTCCCTCAACGATTACCTGCACGTTTTTTCCGATAAGACTTTTCAATCTTTCTTTTGAAATATCCTTTTGCATGGCCATGATTGTATTGTGTCTTTCCTGTTTGATTCCTTTTCTCAGGTGTCCCTTAAATCTTGCAGCTTTTGTGCCTTCCTCTTTAGAATACATAAATGCCCCGAGCATGTCGAATTCACACGTTTTTATAAAATCACAGAGATTTGAAAACTCATCCTCTGTTTCACCAGGAAAGCCCACAATTACGGTAGTTCTCAATACGGCGTCAGGGATGTTCTCCCTTATATCTCTGAAGAGCATTTCAAGGTAGTTTTTATTATATCCCCTTCCCATCCGGTTAAGAATATTGTCTTCCGAATGCTGGATAGGTATATCCATATATTTGATAATCCTGTCTTCTCTGCTTATGAGGTCTAATAAATCTTTATTTATTCCTTTAGGGTGCATATATAGGAGTCTGAGAAAATAATCCCCCTTTACCGTGAGAAGGTAAGACAACAATTTCTGCAAATCATGGCCGTCATTTTTCCCATAAGAGGTAATATCCTGGCCGATTATGTTTATTTCTTTAAAACCTTCTGCCAGAAGCCATTCAAGTTCATCCCTGATACTTTCCATACTTCTGCTCCGCAGACTTCCCCGTATATCCGGCACAGTGCAATAACTGCACCTGTTGTCGCAGCCTTCCTGAATTTTCAAGTAGGCTGTTGGTTTGGCTGTGAGAATTTTCCTGGGAAAACTCTCAGAAAAATTGCCTTTTCTCTGAAAAAACCCGTTTTTATCAATCAGCGTCCCGATCTCATCATAGAAATTCCTGCCTATGAAAAGATCTGCTTCGGGAAGCAATGCCCGTAATTTTTCTCCGTAACGCTCAACAAGACAGCCTGTAACTACCAGCTTTTTCTTATGGCCCTCCCGGTTAATTGTTTCTTCGAGGATCGTTTCAATGGATTCCTTTGCTGCATCTGCAATAAATGCACAGGTATTGATAATGACAGTATCGCACTGTTCTGAAAGTTCATTTCCTTTTTTTTCAAGACTTGCTGTAATATATTCCGATTCTACGAGGTTCTTAGGGCAGCCAAGGCTGATAATTTTAAATCGCACTGTATAATCCCTCCATTTTTTAACGCATTAAATCTACAACACTTTGAGCATTAAGTAAATCGGCAAGAAATTTTGGTAGTGGGTCAGTTTGGATATGACAAAATCATTTTTCATTAAAAAATTGGAACGGCATGAGCTGTGTTTTGAATTACAGTGGCTGCCGACGGTTACTATTGACACAAGGGATAGATATGATTTTTTGGCTTAATATCAAAATCCAGGGTCTGAAATTGCTTTTTACTGCTTTAATAACACAATGCGGAAAATTCAGGTTTCTTCACTTCGCCGGACAAAGACATGTCCGGCGAAAAGTTATGAAACAAGCCGTTGACCGGTAAAAAGAAAATCATAAAGCAAAACAGTATAAACAAGGCAGAGCCGTTTCTGACTCTGCCTTTTTATTGCTGACTTATTTTCACAAATACTTTTTCTTAAGCCCCATAAGACCAAGAAAACCTGGGGCAAGAAGCCAGATTGCGCCGGGAATGGGTACGCTGGTAGTAGCTATTTGTGTAAGGTAAAATTCAGAGCCATAAGGGGCATTAACCGAAAAATTAAAAGTTACCGTTTCTCCTGGGTGTACCGACTCCCGAGGCCATGGTGGAATGAAATAAGGAAAGAATTGAAGTTCATTGTCTATGCCACCATTATCTCTAAAACTCCAGCCAACGAAGTGGTCGCTATTGGCACCCGTGTAGACGTATTCTACCCCTTGCGGTTTAATTATGAAATGGTAATCAGACCAGGTATAGGGTGTTGTATTTGTAACTATAAATGTCATGTTAAAGTTTGAACCTTCCCCCGGCCCAAGAGTAATTTTTTTGTCAAAAAAACCGCCATAGGGATCAACAAGGGCGTAGCCGTCATGAGATGGGTATGGAATTATTTGACGGTACTCGTTGTAATCTTCAGTAACGGTAAAGTAATTTGTACCTGGAACATATCCATATCCTGATATAGAATTCCAGTCGTTGGAATTCAAATCCACAATTGTAGCAGCCTGAATTGGCATAGTAAAACCAAAGATGAGTACCAGAGCTAAAATTATAGCTTTTACGTATTTAAATTTCATAGCTTAAACCTCCCTTGATTATTTTTATTCATTTTTCAATCCCCTTAAAGCTGCTGTGTTTAACCCGGCACCTAAGGTAGCTTGACTGATGAATATTAAGGAGGTCAAAATCTCCAAACTATCTTATTTCTTTATATATTTCCTTCAACCATTTATATTATTGTCTGGCGGCTCGGCTGTCTTTCTGATGAACAAGGTGGGCGATTAAATTAAGACCCGTTAGCTTTCCGTCCCATTCTCACGGATGGTTTGGCTTTTTTCAGGCTTATATTACAAAATATAACATATAATATTTATTTGTCTGTAGGACAATTACGACAATTAGTGTAGGACAATTACGACAATTTTTTGTAACCAGGCTGCTGTATTTCTATATTTATCTACAGTATTGATCTGCGTCCGTTATACCTTTCAATATCGTAAAACTTATTAACGTCAACAAGCTTTAGTTTATGTATAATCTCTTTCATCGGAACACTCGTGATCTGACCGCGCGAAAGAGCTACCATGCGTCCGAAATCCTCGTTGACTACCATATCAACCGCTGCAATACCAAACCGCCTTGCCATCAAACGATCATGTGCTGAAGGTGTTCCTCCGCGTTGCAAGTAACTCAAGGCGATTGGGCGTGATACGAATCCTGTCCTTTTTTCTATTTCATCGGAAACATAATTTGCTATGCCTCCAAGCGAGGGATGTCCGAATTCATCTACCTTGCCGTCTCGAAGAAATTCATGTTGTCCTGAAGGCATTGCACCTTCGGAAACGACAATAATTGAATAGTTTATTTCCCGCCCTCTTCGTTCACTGAGGAGTTCACATACACGGTTCATATCAAAAAGATATTCCGGTATTAAAATGATATATGCACCGCTGCATTCACCACCATGCAGGGCGAGCCACCCGGCATGTCGCCCCATTGTTTCGACAACAAATATACGGCCATGAGAACCGGCTGTAGTCCTCAACCGGTCTATTTCCTCCATAATTACATTGACAGCAGTATCAAAACCGAGAGAATAGTCGGTTCCTGTGAGATCATTATCAATAGTCTTTGGAATGCCTACTGTCTTGATGCCCAGTTTGTACAATTTATAGGCAACTCCAAGTGTATCTTCTCCGCCAATTGCTACAACTATGTCTATCCCGAGCTTTTTAATATTATCAATTACTTTTTCAGAACGGTCATTATTCGGATTAAAGGGGTTTGTCCTTGAGGTGCCGAGGTTTGTTCCCCCATAACGGTCCCATCTTCTAACATTTTCTTCATCAAGATGCTTCAGGTATCTTTCGCAGCTTTTAGGATCGTCAGGATCAACTTCTACCAAACCTTTCCAGCCGTTGGCAATGCCGATAACTTCAAAAGAAACAGACCGCTTATCAACAAGTCTCGGATCAAGAGCACTTTTTGTTACCCATTTTACTGCACCATTAAGACCGGGACAATCTCCTCCACCTGTCAAAACACCAATTTTAAGTTTCATAACTCAATTTTCCCTTCATTAAAAAAAGTTTCCTTAAGATCGAAATAAGGTAATCTTTTATAAGCGTTAATACTCATATTGACACGTCAATCAAGGCGTGTCAATGAAAATAAGTTTGCAAAAAGGCGTGATTTATATTATTAGTTTGCTGCAAAGAATGTATGTATAAATCGTTTTAAAGGAAGAATTTTTTGGAAAATCAGATAAAAAAATTCTATTTATCAATATTTTTATGCCTCTTCATAACAGTTTGTTTTATCTTTTTATCTTTTTTTCCTTTAGCTGCAGATGAGGCCGAAGTTGATGAAGATGATATTGCGGAAGTAAATATAGAAGATTCTATTGAATTTGAACCTCCATCGGAAACACACGAAATTATAAATTTTAATATATTTGACGATATAGCGAGAGCAAAAGAAATGCTTGGAAACATGACCAGCGGGTTTAAAGTTGTAAAAATTACCAAAACTGAAAAGATAAAAAATCCGGTAAAAGGAAAAAAATCGAAAAAGGGGCGTAAAGGAAAAGAGAGAAAAAAAGTAGCAAAGGTCAGAAAAAGTATTAGAAACGAATTAGGTAATTTTACCATTCTTCTTGCCGTCGAGAATCTGAAAAACAGAGATATCCAGGTTGTCAAAGTTCATCCAAAGCTCGGCGCAAAAACTGAGAGTGTTATCATAGAACCCGGCAAATCAAACGGCGTCAATACTAAGTTTACTATTGTGTACCCGGAACACCACATTGTGCTGGCCATTAGAAGACCGGTAAGGCACGGAACAACTTTTAAAGAGGTTGTCTATACACCTTATTCTGAGAATCTTGACATCCCCGATGTGAGAAAGGCAGGCCTGGAATACTTGAAAAATGTTCTTAACAAGGCAAAGAATGATCTTATCGTGAGGGGAGTGAGGCCATTATCAAGTGATAAATTTATTGATGATGATGTTTCCCTTACATTGGCAATTATTGAACATATAGACCCTCAAAAATTCGAAAGCGGAAAGTATACAACGGAAAGGCTTATCCATGAAACGCTCGTTATCATGGGTACGAATAAAGAGAGCGCTTACCGTTACTCGGCATCAAAGGCAGGAGCAAGAGGACTCTTCCAGTTTATTCCTGATACATACAAGAGAATCGCACGCCTGTACCCTCGGGCACGTTTGGAAAATGATTTTATTCACGGTATGGAAGATCATGAAAACG
This genomic window from Pseudomonadota bacterium contains:
- a CDS encoding DUF6364 family protein, translating into MQTKLTLRLDDSLIEQAKTYAHEKGRSLSQVVADYFRILKTDTIHTKRTPPITASLHGLLKDAKVDEKDYRKYLEEKFH
- the lysS gene encoding lysine--tRNA ligase; this translates as MEPINELIVVRKEKEKALRDAGIETYPQDNGPYITTEDIEKKFGEISHDDLEKVEEHVCVAGRVMAFRDFGKSSFIHIQDRKGKIQAYVRKDMLKSPEYGIFKKFDICDIVGVDGRLFRTKTGELTILAENIKLLTKSLRPLPEKWHGLKDVEERYRKRYLDLIVNERAKDVFTKRAKIIEFIRNYFIKKDFVEVETPMMHAIAGGAVAKPFITHHNALNMELYLRVAPELYLKRLVVGGFERVFEINRNFRNEGISVRHNPEFTMLEFYQAYSTYEDLMAFTEDMVSSLVHELFNSYKVTYSGQEIDFSPPWRKMTMEEALRDLGGFDLARLDDMGWLASYAKELEIEGAEKETKGKLITKIFEELCEKQLIQPTFITRYPVEVSPLAKRNKENPHLTERFEMYINGMEIANGFNELNDPEDQRARFEEQIREKEEGAMMDEEYITALEYGLPPTAGEGIGIDRLTMVLTDSPSIREVIFFPLLKP
- a CDS encoding PIN domain-containing protein; translated protein: MKLLFDTNIVLDVLMDRKPFADSASALFAASEEGAITGYLCGTTLTTIYYIVSKAMGSEQAKEAIKKLLVIFQVALVNRVVIEKALASDFKDFEDAVLHASACYAGVDAIVTRNEGDFSKADIPIYSPVHAEKIVNEIVGENEKEGQ
- a CDS encoding ABC transporter ATP-binding protein, which produces MNETIMSVSGLKKRFDKNGLEVNVLKGIDLTIQQRDFITIMGPSGAGKSTFLHILGTLDAPTEGEIIFRGRNVHEFNEEESGIFRNEKVGFVFQFYHLLQDFNVIENIMIPLMIRRINEAEALKKAEAFLEIMGLTNRKNHRPGELSGGEQQRVAIARALVNEPELILADEPTGNLDRKTGREVLNYILSINERLSSTLVLVTHDPEIGSIGTRKFNMVDGELFQL
- a CDS encoding lipoprotein-releasing ABC transporter permease subunit; amino-acid sequence: MKYETSIGLRYLRSKRKEAFISLTTWISVVGIAIGVLALILVIAVMTGFQNEIRERILGINPHILVMSIDKDIQEPAKLVSTIKGIDGVTQAFPFVSFQAMVQAGRQLSGVIVKGLNAEDVKFMGNLLKEGSISALNKNGSVLIGKELAKHMGLLSGDTFSVMVPFGGVSPMGAIPETVRVKVGGIFETGMYEIDNTLIIMPLKDVENIIGAGVTGIEIKLKDVYQADEIRKEIGKRLGFGYFGRTWIEMNKNLFSALKLEKIAMFIILALVILVASFNIISSLVMTVKEKKKDIAILKAMGARKKSIMKIFMVEGIAIGVVGALIGSFSGYMLCEIQSRFQIIKLSPDVYYITTLPMMISILDVILIASTTMIICTLSTLYPSYKASKIDPVEALRYE
- a CDS encoding HAD family hydrolase; the encoded protein is MTKVINSTKEKAALLDWDGTLRAGYEITEWCDFLDERGNFDREIGERQRTLLSNYLTGKITYSQAVFDVGVNYAEGLGGYKVKDTQDLALQFADNDKAIFDFTPALFEILHRNKIKIILVSNTPQLLLEVYRKKFKLSKVYGLKIAEKADFWVNKVIINPGLTESKKKIAADLAKKYDIILGMGDTHHDVPLFEYSRFRLFIKPRKKPNISIPEVIGLEVVSEDTVLKTIESKLINISTS
- the rimO gene encoding 30S ribosomal protein S12 methylthiotransferase RimO; this encodes MRFKIISLGCPKNLVESEYITASLEKKGNELSEQCDTVIINTCAFIADAAKESIETILEETINREGHKKKLVVTGCLVERYGEKLRALLPEADLFIGRNFYDEIGTLIDKNGFFQRKGNFSESFPRKILTAKPTAYLKIQEGCDNRCSYCTVPDIRGSLRSRSMESIRDELEWLLAEGFKEINIIGQDITSYGKNDGHDLQKLLSYLLTVKGDYFLRLLYMHPKGINKDLLDLISREDRIIKYMDIPIQHSEDNILNRMGRGYNKNYLEMLFRDIRENIPDAVLRTTVIVGFPGETEDEFSNLCDFIKTCEFDMLGAFMYSKEEGTKAARFKGHLRKGIKQERHNTIMAMQKDISKERLKSLIGKNVQVIVEGKEGGYMAGRLLTQAPDIDGMVFIKGPCNIGEIREGKIVKTLDYDVIVEL